In the Armatimonadota bacterium genome, TTGTGTTCGCTGCAAAGAAGACAAGCGTCCTCGAGTACCGGGCGCGGGAGGGTTTCCTCAATCCTGCGGTCGTGCATCAACTGAAGGAACCGTTGTTCATAGAGAGCCCAGTCGATGCGTCGCTTCTTGTACGCATGGAAAATCTCTTGAGTCGGTGCTAGTTCCGATCTGTGCTCATAACCTATTCCGCAAATGACTCTCAAGAAATACTCCAAATCTCCCTTTTTTGCGAATCCTGCGAGCTGGGAAGCATTGTTTAACCGCACGTCAACAACTTTCTTAACGCCCGCCCGCGTCAATCGCGAGAAAAACGACTCGGCCGTCGTTCTCGTGAACCCGATTGTGTAGAGCTTCACCGTTCCCCTCGTCGTACTGACGTGTGCTGCGTGAAAGACTCGGTGGAGGCAATCTGTTGGCTACGTTTGCTGTATGCTTCGATGACTACTTCTCGGAAGAGGGGAATTGTCGGTAGCTTGAGTTCCTCAAGCAGCCTGGAGAGAGCGTCGTCGTGACTTTCAAGGCGGCCATCCTCGAGAATGTGGTAGCATCGCCAGCCGCGCTCTACAAGGTGCCTGCAGATCAAGATAGCCCGGTGGCAAACTATGGGGTCTTTTTCCGCGCACATGAGAGCCACTCGATGGGTGCTTGCCAGCTGGACTACGCGGTCCAGCCCGGAGCGAAAGAGCGGGGTTTGTGCCAAGAGATCGTACGCTACCTTTCCATCGACGTAGCAAGTGGGATCCGCAGGGCGAGCTCCGAGTTCGCGTCCCAAGTACACGTAGCGTATCCCGATGCTCTCCAAGAGCTGAGAGAATGATTCGCGATTAAACTGTGGATTGAGTCGACTGTATGGGTGGGAACGGACATCAGCAACCGTTCTGATTTCATGAAGGCGCAAGAGTTTGATCACCGTCTCTGTCGAGTGCGTCGAGTGTCCTATCGTGTACAGCACGTTCGTCATGTTCATGTCCTCGCGCGCTCAGGGGTGATGATGGCTGCCGCCAGCTTGTACGCGTACCCTTGAAAGACCTCCCCCAGGGAAACGCAGATAAGGGCGTCCGGCAACGACGCCACTTCGTGGCCCCGCTGAAGGTACTCGCGTTCGATCCAGGGGTCCGTAACGACGATGCGGTAGGGGTGCCCGTTTAGGCGGAAACGAGCTCGTACGCGGCGTCGGGGCGGGCCGGAGCTCCGATCTTCCTGAACGACCTCCAACTGGAGTCTCTCGGGATGGACGAGATAGAGTGACCGGTCCCACCTCGTCGTTTCCGCTTCCGGGACGCGGTCGTTCTCGCCGTGAGAACTTGAGTAGCCGTTGCGCCATAACGGGCCCCGGGGATTTTCAACCGCATCTTGGATTGCTGACCATGTGGCGCGACCTACCAACCTCCAGCAGTGGCCGGAATCGATGACGTGGTTCTCTTGCTGATGACGCTCCGGCTCCCGACGTAAGAGTGGAATGTCAATGATGTCGAGAGGCTCCGGGTCTCGTCCGTTCTCGTAACAGCGCTCTTCCTTAGAGACCTCGCGGGTTGGGCGTGCGCTAACGGGGCGGATCCAGGGTCCGAAGCCTCCCGGGAGCACCTGTCTGCCTGCCACGCACCTGCCAGATGGCGGCTTACGGGAGTTGGCGAAACAGACTATCCTCGCTATGTAGCTCATAGACGTGTAGCTGAGGCGTCAGGTTTGTTGTGCAGATAGCCTAACAGCACCAGGTTGCTTAACTACCTCGGATTATCCAAACATAGCCAACTGATGCAGTGCCGCCGCGACGCAGAGTGGTCATCTCCTGCCTCATGTCGGGGCTGCCAGACCGTTTACGGTACGTAGCCGCCATTGCACCGTGGTCAGCCCGAACCCGCACGGCCTCCCATGCGACTGATTGCTACGGCGCCGGATGTAAAGCGCCAAGACCACGAAGTTTGGAACCTGCTTCTGCCACAGTCCCCACCAGAGTCCCCACGCCAACAGCTGAACGCCAGATGACGCGTACTGCCTCCTTAAGGCTCATCAT is a window encoding:
- a CDS encoding DUF488 domain-containing protein, translated to MKLYTIGFTRTTAESFFSRLTRAGVKKVVDVRLNNASQLAGFAKKGDLEYFLRVICGIGYEHRSELAPTQEIFHAYKKRRIDWALYEQRFLQLMHDRRIEETLPRPVLEDACLLCSEHKPERCHRRLVAEYLRDRWKDVDIVHL
- a CDS encoding DUF488 domain-containing protein, with translation MNMTNVLYTIGHSTHSTETVIKLLRLHEIRTVADVRSHPYSRLNPQFNRESFSQLLESIGIRYVYLGRELGARPADPTCYVDGKVAYDLLAQTPLFRSGLDRVVQLASTHRVALMCAEKDPIVCHRAILICRHLVERGWRCYHILEDGRLESHDDALSRLLEELKLPTIPLFREVVIEAYSKRSQQIASTESFTQHTSVRRGER